The Candidatus Neomarinimicrobiota bacterium genome contains a region encoding:
- a CDS encoding carboxypeptidase-like regulatory domain-containing protein: MAILVLLVSFFAAIHSSPLIAGTTGKISGSIQDISTGDPLIGANIIIVGTSLGAAADNKGQFVILNIPPGVYSVKGSMIGHTPVIYSEVKVSADFTTKLDFQLRQAGLELQEVTVTAKNPIVRKDLTSSLSIVGAEQLKEIPVEEFSDVLALQAGIVVGSDGEIHIRGGRSSEVAYLVDGLSVTDPFSGNIAIEIENNSIQELQVISGPFNAEYGQAMSGVIDVVIKEGGDKLRGNLSFYTGDYVSSDDGTFMNIDNINGTDISNIQISIDGPLKFLGNKFSFFLTGRIINNEGWLYGQRRFMPSDVSSFANWNVRVDDIGADSVANSGDFGEGDGSATPGEPNVYVEETGDGAFVSMNPLEKLSTAGKLTYRISPSIRISYGFFVDRVDFRDYSHLFKLNPDGDFKQFNRGHSQSLIFNHTLSSRTFYTVKFASTFFDYKKYVFKDPLDSGYVDPKRLIDNASNAFRTGGTEMWQTRRNTESIQGKIDLTSQINNSHLVKGGFEFRRHTLFFHEFEIIAKRDDANIEIRPFEPAIPISGSIVNNRYRHSPTEAAAYIQDKMEFEDLIVNIGLRYDYFNSSAKAPIDLRDPDNARYFVVFSPLDGFTTLVRENEYVSDLGEITDTVNVRGNKWVNNYRNSGAVQSLSPRIGVSYPITDRGVIHFSYGHFSQIPTFEHLYINSEFEVFSGSLTSTMGNAELKPQRTVIYEIGLQQQLSDNIGIDITGFYKDMEHLLGMEIITTYTQDFYARFINRDYGNVGGITLALEKRRSNYLSASVDYTFQLAEGNASDPMQVFNDAKSNKESEIQVILLDWDQTHTLNFNFTLSQPGSWGMSLVGRLGSGFPYTPRLQNASSSFVNSERKPTQYTFDFKMHKDLELAGAKYSVFIKLFNILDRKNEVFVYSDTGRAGYTIRPRTSVKGVNTLDDFRNRPDFYSEPRRIILGASIGF, from the coding sequence TTGGCGATACTTGTGTTGCTTGTTTCGTTTTTTGCTGCAATTCATAGCTCTCCATTAATTGCCGGAACCACCGGAAAGATTTCCGGTTCCATTCAGGACATTTCTACCGGTGATCCCCTTATTGGAGCAAACATTATCATTGTCGGCACTTCTTTGGGAGCAGCGGCTGATAATAAGGGTCAATTCGTTATCCTGAACATTCCGCCTGGTGTTTATAGCGTTAAAGGATCTATGATCGGTCACACACCGGTAATATATTCAGAGGTTAAGGTTTCAGCCGACTTCACAACCAAACTTGATTTTCAATTACGGCAAGCCGGGTTAGAGCTCCAGGAAGTTACCGTTACGGCGAAGAATCCGATCGTAAGGAAAGACCTGACGTCTTCTCTTTCCATCGTGGGAGCCGAACAGCTGAAGGAAATACCCGTTGAAGAATTTAGTGACGTTTTAGCGCTTCAGGCGGGAATTGTTGTCGGTTCGGACGGCGAAATTCACATCAGGGGAGGACGGTCAAGCGAGGTCGCATATTTAGTAGACGGTCTTTCAGTGACAGACCCGTTTTCCGGGAATATCGCTATTGAGATAGAGAACAATTCCATTCAAGAGTTACAGGTGATCAGCGGTCCTTTCAACGCCGAGTACGGGCAGGCTATGTCCGGGGTCATTGACGTCGTAATTAAAGAAGGCGGTGATAAACTCAGGGGCAATCTCTCTTTTTATACGGGAGATTACGTAAGCTCGGACGATGGAACGTTTATGAATATTGATAATATAAACGGAACGGATATATCTAATATCCAGATAAGTATCGATGGTCCGCTCAAATTCTTGGGCAATAAGTTTTCATTCTTTCTTACAGGGAGAATTATTAACAACGAAGGCTGGTTATACGGACAGAGAAGGTTTATGCCTTCTGACGTTTCAAGTTTTGCAAATTGGAATGTGAGAGTCGATGATATTGGAGCAGATTCAGTTGCAAACAGTGGAGATTTTGGCGAAGGTGACGGCAGCGCAACACCGGGGGAACCCAATGTATACGTAGAAGAGACCGGTGATGGCGCTTTTGTGTCGATGAACCCATTGGAGAAACTGAGTACAGCAGGAAAACTTACATATCGAATTTCCCCATCAATAAGGATCTCATATGGTTTTTTTGTGGACAGGGTAGATTTTCGTGATTATTCTCACTTGTTTAAGCTTAATCCGGACGGTGATTTTAAACAGTTCAACCGCGGGCATTCCCAATCGCTGATTTTCAACCACACATTAAGCTCGAGGACATTTTATACGGTTAAATTTGCCAGTACATTTTTCGATTACAAAAAATACGTTTTTAAAGATCCCCTTGATTCCGGATATGTAGACCCTAAACGTCTGATAGATAACGCCAGTAATGCTTTCCGGACTGGTGGAACGGAAATGTGGCAAACCAGGCGAAACACCGAATCAATTCAAGGGAAGATAGATTTGACAAGTCAGATTAATAACTCACACTTAGTAAAAGGTGGTTTTGAATTCAGAAGGCACACTTTATTTTTCCATGAGTTCGAGATAATTGCTAAAAGAGATGATGCGAATATCGAAATAAGACCTTTCGAACCGGCCATCCCCATATCCGGGTCCATCGTAAATAATCGTTATCGGCATAGTCCTACTGAAGCAGCGGCATACATTCAGGACAAAATGGAATTCGAAGATTTAATTGTTAATATAGGCTTGAGATATGATTATTTTAATTCATCCGCTAAAGCTCCAATAGACTTGAGAGACCCGGACAATGCAAGGTATTTTGTGGTTTTTTCTCCCCTCGACGGTTTCACTACCCTGGTGAGAGAAAATGAATATGTATCGGATTTAGGCGAGATCACGGATACTGTCAATGTCCGTGGAAACAAATGGGTAAATAATTATAGAAACTCCGGAGCTGTGCAATCACTGAGTCCGAGAATTGGCGTATCTTATCCAATAACCGACAGGGGTGTTATACATTTTTCATATGGCCATTTTTCTCAGATTCCTACCTTCGAGCATCTATATATCAACTCTGAATTTGAAGTATTCAGCGGGAGCTTAACTTCTACGATGGGTAACGCGGAGCTTAAGCCGCAACGCACGGTGATCTATGAAATTGGTCTTCAGCAGCAGCTCTCGGATAACATCGGTATTGACATAACAGGTTTTTATAAAGATATGGAACATCTCCTGGGAATGGAGATAATCACTACCTATACTCAGGACTTCTACGCCCGTTTCATCAATCGGGATTACGGGAACGTAGGAGGCATAACCCTGGCTCTGGAGAAAAGGAGGTCGAACTACCTCTCCGCTTCAGTTGACTATACTTTCCAATTAGCCGAAGGAAACGCTTCGGACCCGATGCAGGTGTTCAACGACGCTAAAAGTAATAAGGAGAGTGAGATTCAAGTGATCCTGTTGGACTGGGATCAAACACACACGCTGAATTTTAACTTTACTCTAAGTCAACCCGGCAGCTGGGGGATGAGTCTTGTAGGAAGATTGGGCAGTGGGTTTCCATATACTCCCAGGCTTCAAAATGCTTCTTCGTCTTTTGTGAACAGCGAAAGGAAGCCAACACAGTATACATTCGACTTTAAAATGCATAAGGATTTAGAACTCGCAGGCGCGAAATATTCCGTTTTTATCAAACTATTCAATATATTGGATCGTAAAAACGAAGTGTTTGTGTATTCAGACACAGGAAGAGCCGGTTATACTATTCGACCGCGGACAAGCGTAAAGGGAGTCAATACTCTGGATGATTTTCGGAACAGGCCTGATTTTTATTCCGAACCAAGGCGAATAATACTCGGCGCTTCGATTGGATTTTGA